In one window of Streptomyces sp. NBC_01224 DNA:
- a CDS encoding DUF1707 SHOCT-like domain-containing protein — MSGEISPTGKRSGSGSSPELRASHADRDRVVDVLRIAAGEGLLTTDELDERLETALSARTLRELTTLTADLPPVSATVGATGAEVKDMVRIEQAHSGAVERVGRWVVPRRLELAVTFSKVTLDFTDAVITHDTLRIDVGMTGKTLTLVTRPGIVVDTDGLQLVHSRVKYRQTPTNPDTPVTLRVELVGRKAHGRVVVRPPRRTFGQWLLRRHTSLSVGA; from the coding sequence ATGTCAGGAGAGATTTCGCCCACCGGAAAGCGCTCCGGCTCCGGCTCGTCGCCCGAGCTGCGAGCCTCTCATGCCGACCGGGACCGGGTGGTGGATGTGCTGCGTATCGCGGCGGGGGAGGGCCTGCTGACCACGGACGAGTTGGACGAGCGCCTGGAAACTGCCCTGTCGGCGCGAACTTTGCGCGAACTGACCACGCTCACCGCTGACCTGCCGCCCGTATCGGCCACAGTCGGCGCGACTGGAGCAGAGGTCAAGGACATGGTTCGGATCGAACAGGCACACAGCGGCGCGGTCGAGCGCGTGGGGCGCTGGGTGGTACCGCGGAGGCTGGAGCTCGCGGTGACGTTCTCCAAGGTGACGCTTGACTTCACTGACGCAGTGATCACGCACGACACCTTGCGGATCGACGTGGGCATGACGGGGAAGACCCTGACACTGGTCACGAGACCGGGCATCGTGGTCGATACCGATGGTCTGCAGCTGGTACACAGCAGAGTCAAGTACCGTCAGACTCCGACGAATCCCGATACGCCGGTCACTCTGCGAGTGGAGCTGGTCGGTCGGAAGGCCCACGGCCGCGTGGTGGTGCGGCCCCCGCGCCGGACGTTCGGGCAGTGGCTGCTGCGCAGGCACACGTCGCTTTCTGTAGGCGCTTGA
- a CDS encoding DNA gyrase/topoisomerase IV subunit B, which produces MSTFPVPATGSRPQAGSDYTARHLMVLEGLEAVRKRPGMYIGSSDSRGLMHCLWEIIDNAVDEALAGACDHIEVILHDDGSVEVTDNGRGIPVDTEPRTGLSGVEIAYTKLHAGGKFGGGSYAASGGLHGVGASVVNALSARLDVQVDRHGHTHAISFRRGTPGTYTGPGPDAPFTPAQGLRQTTKVPKSRTGTRVRYWADRQIFLKDAKLSLANLHQRARQTAFLVPGLTIVVRDEYGLGEGGSKGEESFRFDGGISEFCEYLASDKPVCDILRFTGQGTFEETVPVLDDHGQMTPTEVTRDLGVDVALRWGTGYDTTVKSFVNIIATPKGGTHVTGFEQAVTKTMNEVLRAKKLLRVAKDDIVKDDALEGLTAVVTVRLAEPQFEGQTKEVLGTSAARRIVNTVISKELKAFLTSTKRDAAQQARVVMEKAVAAARTRIAARQHKDAQRRKTALESSSLPAKLADCRSDDVDRSELFIVEGDSALGTAKLARNSEFQALLPIRGKILNVQKSSVTDMLKNAECSAIIQVIGAGTGRTFDLDAARYGKIIMMTDADVDGSHIRALLLTLFHRYMRPTVEAGRVFAAVPPLHRVELIQPKKGQDKYVYTYSDHELRDKLLEFQGKNIRYKESIQRYKGLGEMDADQLAETTMDPRRRTLRRINLSDLDAAEGVFDLLMGNDVAPRKEFIASSAATLDRSRIDI; this is translated from the coding sequence GTGAGCACGTTTCCCGTCCCAGCCACCGGCAGCCGCCCCCAGGCCGGATCCGACTACACCGCACGGCACCTGATGGTGCTCGAAGGACTGGAGGCCGTGCGCAAACGCCCAGGCATGTACATCGGATCCAGCGACAGCCGCGGCCTGATGCATTGCCTGTGGGAGATCATCGACAACGCCGTCGACGAAGCCCTGGCCGGCGCCTGCGACCACATCGAGGTCATCCTCCACGACGACGGATCCGTGGAAGTCACCGACAACGGCCGCGGCATCCCGGTGGACACCGAACCCCGCACCGGCCTGTCCGGCGTCGAAATCGCCTACACCAAACTCCACGCCGGCGGAAAATTCGGCGGCGGCTCGTACGCCGCCTCCGGCGGCCTGCACGGCGTCGGCGCCTCCGTCGTCAACGCTCTCTCCGCCCGGCTGGACGTCCAGGTCGACCGCCACGGCCACACCCACGCCATCAGCTTCCGCCGCGGCACACCCGGCACCTACACCGGCCCCGGACCCGACGCCCCCTTCACCCCCGCCCAGGGCCTGCGCCAGACCACCAAAGTCCCCAAGAGCCGCACCGGCACGCGCGTGCGCTACTGGGCCGACCGACAGATCTTCCTCAAGGACGCCAAGCTCTCCCTGGCGAACCTGCACCAGCGCGCCCGCCAGACCGCCTTCCTCGTGCCCGGCTTGACCATCGTCGTCCGCGACGAGTACGGCCTCGGCGAGGGCGGCAGCAAAGGCGAGGAGTCCTTCCGCTTCGACGGCGGCATCAGCGAGTTCTGCGAGTACCTGGCGAGCGACAAGCCGGTCTGCGACATCCTCCGCTTCACCGGACAGGGCACCTTCGAGGAGACGGTCCCGGTCCTCGACGACCACGGCCAGATGACGCCCACCGAGGTCACCCGCGATCTCGGCGTGGACGTCGCGCTGCGCTGGGGCACCGGATACGACACCACCGTCAAGTCGTTCGTCAACATCATCGCCACCCCCAAGGGCGGCACCCACGTCACCGGCTTCGAACAGGCCGTCACCAAGACGATGAACGAGGTGCTGCGGGCCAAGAAGCTCCTGCGGGTCGCCAAGGACGACATCGTCAAGGACGACGCCCTGGAGGGGCTCACGGCGGTCGTCACGGTCCGTCTCGCCGAGCCACAGTTCGAGGGGCAGACCAAGGAGGTCCTCGGCACCTCGGCGGCCCGCCGCATCGTCAACACCGTGATCAGCAAGGAACTTAAGGCGTTCCTGACCTCCACCAAGCGTGACGCGGCCCAGCAGGCCCGTGTGGTCATGGAGAAGGCCGTCGCCGCCGCCAGGACGCGCATCGCGGCCCGCCAGCACAAGGACGCGCAGCGCCGCAAGACGGCCCTGGAGTCCTCCTCGCTGCCCGCCAAGCTCGCCGACTGCCGCAGCGACGACGTCGACCGCAGCGAGCTGTTCATCGTCGAGGGAGACTCCGCGCTCGGCACGGCGAAGCTCGCCCGGAACTCCGAGTTCCAGGCGCTGCTGCCGATCCGCGGCAAGATCCTCAACGTCCAGAAGTCGTCCGTCACGGACATGCTGAAGAACGCCGAGTGCAGCGCGATCATCCAGGTGATAGGAGCCGGTACCGGGCGGACCTTCGATCTGGACGCGGCACGCTACGGCAAGATCATCATGATGACCGACGCCGACGTGGACGGCTCCCACATCCGCGCCCTGCTCCTGACCCTGTTCCACCGCTACATGCGGCCCACGGTCGAGGCCGGCCGCGTCTTCGCCGCCGTGCCGCCGCTGCACCGCGTCGAGCTGATCCAGCCGAAGAAGGGCCAGGACAAGTACGTCTACACGTACTCGGACCACGAACTGCGCGACAAGCTGCTCGAGTTCCAGGGCAAGAACATCCGGTACAAGGAATCCATCCAGCGCTACAAGGGCCTCGGCGAGATGGACGCCGACCAACTGGCCGAGACCACCATGGACCCGCGCCGCCGCACCCTGCGCCGGATCAATCTCTCCGACCTCGATGCCGCGGAAGGCGTGTTCGACCTGCTGATGGGCAACGACGTGGCTCCCCGCAAGGAGTTCATCGCCAGCTCCGCTGCCACGCTCGACCGGTCCAGGATCGATATCTGA